One Pseudomonadota bacterium DNA window includes the following coding sequences:
- a CDS encoding phosphatase PAP2 family protein, giving the protein MRLRETLAHAAARRGDAIAPGAFSWLFTLSALCAALGIGLFAIDGSHQIGFVPFNALARPAPDWLLANLTEVGNTAVLVAVALVTARRHPQLLIALVVAVLFGAIVINVLKDAFAVPRPPAVLDPQSFRLVGDAHQRGSFPSGHTFATFSVAAIALGFVTQPMARLSIIIGAVCVACARVWVGVHWPLDLVGGAFGGLLTGALALAVSRHWHGGFHPFAHLAMVSVAVLSNVVLIIGGTNYAAADPLMRTVALASTLVVAWQYLRPTPGPTAPTE; this is encoded by the coding sequence ATGCGATTGCGGGAAACGCTTGCACACGCTGCCGCTCGACGCGGGGATGCCATCGCGCCTGGCGCTTTTTCCTGGCTGTTCACGCTGAGCGCACTGTGCGCCGCGCTGGGGATCGGGTTGTTCGCCATCGACGGCTCTCACCAGATCGGTTTTGTCCCCTTCAACGCCCTGGCGCGACCGGCGCCGGACTGGTTGTTGGCGAACCTCACCGAGGTGGGCAACACCGCCGTGTTGGTCGCAGTGGCTTTGGTGACGGCGCGCCGCCACCCGCAGCTGCTGATCGCGTTGGTGGTTGCCGTGCTCTTCGGGGCGATCGTGATCAATGTGCTTAAGGATGCCTTCGCCGTACCTCGACCACCCGCCGTACTGGACCCCCAGAGCTTTCGCCTGGTGGGTGATGCACATCAGCGCGGCAGCTTTCCCTCCGGACACACGTTTGCCACCTTTAGCGTAGCCGCCATCGCCCTCGGGTTCGTCACCCAGCCGATGGCTCGCCTATCGATTATCATCGGTGCCGTGTGCGTAGCCTGCGCGCGGGTCTGGGTGGGCGTGCACTGGCCTCTCGACCTGGTCGGCGGGGCCTTCGGCGGACTGTTGACGGGCGCCCTGGCCCTCGCCGTGAGCCGCCACTGGCATGGGGGCTTCCATCCGTTTGCACACCTCGCCATGGTGAGCGTCGCCGTGCTGTCCAACGTCGTGCTCATCATCGGCGGCACCAACTATGCGGCAGCCGATCCGCTGATGCGCACCGTGGCCTTGGCGAGCACGCTGGTCGTGGCGTGGCA